One window from the genome of Hippopotamus amphibius kiboko isolate mHipAmp2 chromosome 13, mHipAmp2.hap2, whole genome shotgun sequence encodes:
- the QDPR gene encoding dihydropteridine reductase translates to MAAAAGEARRVLVYGGRGALGCRCVQAFRARSWWVASIDVAENEEASANIVVKMTDSFTEQADQVTAEVGKLLGAEKVDAILCVAGGWAGGNAKSKSLFKNCDLMWKQSVWTSTISSHLATKHLKEGGLLTLAGAKAALDGTPGMIGYGMAKGAVHQLCQSLAGKNSGMPPGSAAVALLPVTLDTPMNRTSMPEADFSSWTPLEFLVETFHDWITEKNRPSSGSLIQVVTTEGKTELTPAYF, encoded by the exons ATGGCGGCGGCCGCGGGCGAGGCGCGCCGGGTGCTGGTGTACGGCGGCAGGGGCGCGCTGGGCTGCCGCTGCGTGCAGGCCTTCCGCGCCCGCAGCTGG TGGGTCGCGAGCATCGACGTGGCAGAGAATGAAGAGGCCAGTGCCAACATCGTGGTTAAAATGACAGATTCGTTTACGGAGCAGGCTGACCAG GTGACTGCTGAGGTCGGAAAGCTCTTGGGTGCAGAGAAGGTGGACGCGATCCTTTGTGTGGCTGGAGGATGGGCTGGGGGCAATGCCAAGTCCAAGT CTCTCTTTAAAAACTGTGACTTGATGTGGAAGCAGAGCGTGTGGACGTCGACCATCTCCAGCCACCTGGCTACCAAGCACCTCAAGGAGGGAGGCCTGCTGACCTTGGCGGGGGCCAAGGCCGCCCTGGATGGGACTCCTG GGATGATTGGCTACGGCATGGCCAAGGGCGCGGTTCACCAGCTCTGCCAGAGCCTGGCCGGGAAGAACAGCGGCATGCCCCCCGGGTCTGCTGCCGTCGCCCTGCTCCC GGTTACCCTGGACACGCCGATGAACAGGACGTCAATGCCCGAGGCCGACTTCAGCTCCTGGACGCCCCTAGAGTTCCTGGTGGA AACCTTCCATGACTGGATCACAGAGAAAAACCGACCAAGCTCAGGAAGCCTAATCCAGGTGGTGACCACGGAGGGAAAGACGGAGCTTACCCCAGCGTATTTTTAA